A single window of Eucalyptus grandis isolate ANBG69807.140 chromosome 1, ASM1654582v1, whole genome shotgun sequence DNA harbors:
- the LOC120287106 gene encoding uncharacterized protein LOC120287106: protein MNSLDNEARPVFRRFSHKHPLELTNFSGAGTAVCSACSIQLIAGKDYYTCGACPFSLHRPRYNMPELVQHPADTGHDLKLLLTPCFHCRACGHQRAGSSYHCHLCQVQYHSLCLLMPLAKRSHCHPHELHLKFSPPYGDSQGFCCDLCGNPGSDRWLYRCDACEFDIHLSCSSAASAPNVPFPPSPTRPPNLLQSLQTMGIHMLSITGTQFK from the coding sequence ATGAACTCTCTCGACAATGAGGCAAGGCCGGTTTTCAGGCGCTTTAGTCACAAACACCCGTTGGAACTTACCAACTTCAGTGGAGCTGGCACTGCAGTATGCTCGGCCTGCAGCATTCAGCTAATAGCTGGCAAGGATTACTACACTTGCGGAGCCTGTCCCTTCTCTCTTCACCGTCCTCGCTACAACATGCCTGAGCTGGTCCAGCACCCAGCAGATACCGGCCATGACTTGAAGCTCCTACTCACGCCGTGCTTTCACTGCAGAGCTTGTGGACACCAACGGGCCGGTTCCTCTTATCACTGCCACTTGTGCCAAGTCCAGTACCACTCCTTGTGCTTGCTCATGCCGCTTGCAAAGCGGAGTCATTGCCATCCCCATGAGTTGCATCTGAAGTTCTCTCCTCCTTATGGCGATTCTCAGGGCTTCTGCTGTGACCTCTGTGGCAATCCCGGTTCTGACCGCTGGCTTTACCGATGTGATGCCTGTGAGTTTGACATACACCTCAGTTGCTCCTCTGCTGCTTCAGCACCAAATGTCCCCTTCCCCCCTTCTCCAACACGCCCCCCCAACCTCCTGCAGTCCCTGCAAACAATGGGGATCCACATGTTGTCGATCACGGGCACTCAGTTTAAATGA
- the LOC104414751 gene encoding uncharacterized protein LOC104414751 has product MEVMRKEAVLHHFSHDHPLGLTNSAPAQNARCFGCKLCLLPGTDYYHCKSCPFLLHRLCFNMPRKLQLPAHPDHCLTLLAPSSSFRGNSTCKACEQQVNGSFHYSCAVCSVSYHALCAALPPSIAIATHPHVLKLVFSLPHEFRCDLCNKPSYRGWVYRCNRCRFNNHLTCAISCYRADLTREEDANKEIMQLLAQKFTRSEVAKPVEMPSPLRENVNIRSAWTKSPDLSRGKLDTVSTLATAEQTSPKDKSPLLSEGHATPSHQFSDAYFSIDLAKSYSSYLEKNQPGKGAADQDATYVSGAKEKMNSSGNVMPDKNVGVSNQEKQQMNQRNTVGHGLASHYKVPDARTNQAFVTSAGAHPVQQFTLQMDQYRYADGSIIKSLNQDQCAGSAAVSTPLLLIRAPISLACSEQWTETL; this is encoded by the coding sequence ATGGAAGTAATGAGAAAAGAAGCTGTTCTTCATCACTTTAGCCATGACCATCCACTGGGACTCACAAACTCGGCCCCTGCGCAAAATGCTCGGTGTTTCGGATGCAAACTATGTCTCCTCCCAGGAACAGACTACTACCACTGCAAGAGCTGCCCTTTTCTCCTGCACCGGCTCTGCTTCAACATGCCGAGGAAGCTGCAACTTCCCGCCCATCCAGATCACTGCTTGACCCTGCTCGCACCGTCCTCATCCTTCCGAGGCAACTCAACTTGCAAGGCCTGCGAACAGCAGGTCAATGGTTCTTTTCACTACAGCTGTGCCGTGTGTAGTGTTTCTTATCACGCATTATGTGCGGCCCTACCTCCTTCAATTGCAATCGCTACTCACCCTCACGTGCTTAAGTTGGTATTCTCACTCCCACATGAATTCAGGTGTGATCTGTGCAATAAACCAAGCTACAGAGGGTGGGTATACAGATGCAACCGCTGTCGGTTCAATAACCACCTCACCTGTGCTATTTCTTGCTATCGAGCGGACCTAACTAGGGAAGAAGATGCGAACAAAGAAATAATGCAACTACTAGCGCAGAAATTTACCAGGAGTGAAGTGGCCAAACCGGTCGAGATGCCTAGCCCTTTAAGAGAGAACGTCAACATCAGGAGTGCCTGGACGAAAAGTCCTGATTTGAGTAGAGGAAAACTCGACACGGTTTCAACTTTGGCGACTGCAGAACAGACAAGTCCAAAGGATAAATCGCCTCTGCTTTCTGAAGGCCACGCGACTCCAAGTCATCAGTTCAGCGACGCGTACTTCTCGATCGATTTGGCGAAGTCTTACTCAAGCTATCTAGAGAAAAATCAGCCAGGAAAGGGAGCTGCTGATCAAGATGCTACATATGTTTCTGGAGCAAAAGAGAAGATGAATTCCAGTGGCAACGTGATGCCGGACAAGAATGTGGGAGTGtccaatcaagaaaagcagcaAATGAATCAACGGAACACAGTTGGACATGGCTTAGCGTCACATTATAAGGTGCCAGATGCTAGGACGAACCAAGCATTTGTAACATCGGCTGGGGCTCATCCCGTGCAGCAGTTCACACTTCAAATGGACCAATACAGATACGCCGATGGATCCATCATCAAGTCACTGAATCAAGATCAGTGCGCCGGATCAGCTGCAGTGAGTACCCCACTATTACTGATAAGAGCTCCAATTTCCCTTGCTTGCAGTGAACAGTGGACAGAAACGCTATAA